One genomic window of Acidovorax radicis includes the following:
- a CDS encoding DUF3108 domain-containing protein gives MPRRALFFITALVLALHWLVLHGVPLAWDTPRSPSATRAFSTRSIPPPSPPAPVGTAPAPPDKATPPAARAPKPKPKGPARKAPRPQNPAEVAQPSPPTAEPPPEPAIDQARATDQPADATSPPGNGNTEVADATTAGSPSAPGDTGTLPAAAPASAPANAPPDDTPTGAGVDISPPGAASAHAGQGASTTPPPVRLPAPTRLAYDVSGQAKKLSYSARAELLWQHDGSHYEARQEVSLFLLGSRSQKSVGQITPQGLAPERFSDRARSEQAAHFDQAKGRVTFSANTPEAAVGPGAQDRLSIFIQLGALLAGDPERFTPGTQITLTTVSARSADRWTFTVEGPETLELPAGSTPTLKLQRLPRRDYDQKAELWVAPALGYLPVRIKLTQANGDFADLRLRGSSAP, from the coding sequence ATGCCCCGGCGCGCCCTGTTCTTCATCACCGCGCTGGTGCTGGCCCTGCACTGGCTGGTGCTGCACGGCGTGCCCCTGGCGTGGGACACGCCGCGCTCGCCGAGCGCCACCCGGGCATTCAGCACCCGCAGCATCCCTCCCCCGTCGCCACCCGCACCGGTGGGCACGGCGCCCGCGCCCCCAGACAAGGCCACACCGCCCGCCGCCCGCGCGCCCAAACCCAAGCCCAAGGGCCCCGCACGCAAAGCCCCCCGGCCCCAGAACCCTGCCGAGGTCGCGCAGCCATCGCCCCCCACGGCAGAGCCCCCGCCCGAGCCTGCCATCGACCAGGCCAGGGCCACGGACCAGCCCGCCGACGCCACAAGCCCCCCCGGCAACGGCAACACGGAGGTCGCCGATGCAACCACGGCGGGATCGCCGAGCGCGCCCGGCGACACCGGCACGTTGCCTGCGGCAGCGCCCGCATCGGCACCAGCCAACGCGCCCCCCGACGACACCCCCACCGGGGCAGGCGTGGACATCAGCCCGCCCGGCGCAGCCAGCGCCCACGCGGGCCAGGGCGCCAGCACCACACCGCCACCCGTGCGCCTTCCTGCACCCACGCGGCTGGCGTATGACGTGAGTGGGCAGGCCAAAAAGCTCAGCTACAGCGCCCGGGCCGAGCTGCTGTGGCAACACGACGGCAGCCACTACGAGGCCCGCCAGGAAGTCAGCCTGTTCTTGCTGGGATCGCGCAGCCAAAAAAGCGTGGGCCAGATCACCCCCCAAGGCCTGGCGCCCGAGCGCTTCTCAGACCGTGCGCGCAGCGAGCAGGCCGCGCATTTCGACCAGGCCAAGGGCCGCGTCACCTTCAGCGCCAACACCCCCGAGGCCGCCGTGGGCCCAGGCGCACAAGACCGCCTGAGCATCTTCATCCAGCTGGGCGCCTTGCTGGCCGGCGACCCCGAGCGGTTTACGCCGGGCACCCAGATCACGCTGACCACGGTGAGTGCCCGCAGCGCCGACCGCTGGACCTTTACCGTCGAAGGCCCCGAAACGCTGGAATTGCCAGCGGGCAGCACGCCCACCCTCAAGCTGCAGCGCCTGCCCCGGCGCGACTACGACCAAAAGGCCGAGCTGTGGGTGGCCCCCGCACTGGGCTACCTGCCGGTGCGCATCAAACTCACCCAGGCCAATGGAGACTTTGCCGACCTGCGCCTGCGCGGCAGCAGCGCGCCCTAA
- a CDS encoding DUF3567 domain-containing protein, which yields MHMLYDSESFVVVHMLPDAVEKKSTQALNDMAPAIPQLARHGFEIVDKRSGKEVYLDGSWAEMFQEQILAWQRDTPTQEEVEDALDRYAGLAQNPVVVH from the coding sequence ATGCACATGCTCTACGACTCAGAATCTTTCGTGGTGGTCCACATGCTGCCCGACGCCGTGGAGAAAAAAAGCACCCAGGCGCTGAACGACATGGCGCCTGCCATCCCCCAGCTTGCGCGCCACGGTTTTGAAATCGTGGACAAACGATCGGGCAAAGAGGTGTATCTGGACGGCTCATGGGCCGAGATGTTCCAGGAGCAGATCCTGGCCTGGCAGCGCGACACCCCGACCCAGGAAGAAGTGGAAGACGCGCTCGACCGCTATGCGGGCCTGGCACAAAACCCGGTGGTGGTGCATTAA
- a CDS encoding IclR family transcriptional regulator: protein MDKERAGIQSVEVGFALLEGLTRARGPLMLKDVAASAGMSAAKAHRYLVSFQRLGLVTQDPRTARYDLGPAALKLGLASLARLDAMRLARERMPALMEAIGHTLALAVWGNHGPTIVHWEESTQAVTANLRLGDVMPLLSSATGRCFAAHMAPDVVAPLLKDELARAVKMRRTDLPATLTEVNALLADVRKRGAARVVDTLLPGIVAFCAPVFDADGHLVLGITTLGSIATFDPEWNGAIDAPLRAAAAQLSSDLGAGSP from the coding sequence ATGGACAAAGAACGTGCGGGTATCCAGTCCGTGGAGGTCGGGTTTGCCTTGCTGGAGGGGCTGACCCGCGCACGCGGCCCGCTGATGCTCAAGGATGTGGCTGCGTCGGCCGGCATGAGCGCCGCCAAGGCACACCGGTATCTGGTGAGTTTTCAGCGCCTGGGCCTGGTCACACAAGACCCGCGCACGGCACGCTACGACCTGGGGCCCGCCGCGCTCAAGCTGGGGCTGGCGTCGCTAGCGCGGCTCGATGCCATGCGCCTGGCGCGCGAGCGCATGCCCGCGCTGATGGAGGCCATCGGCCACACCCTGGCGCTGGCGGTGTGGGGCAACCACGGCCCTACCATCGTGCACTGGGAGGAATCGACCCAGGCCGTCACCGCCAACCTGCGGCTGGGCGACGTGATGCCGTTGCTGTCATCCGCCACGGGGCGCTGTTTTGCCGCGCACATGGCGCCTGACGTGGTGGCGCCACTGCTCAAGGACGAGCTGGCCCGCGCCGTCAAGATGCGGCGCACCGACCTGCCCGCCACCCTGACCGAGGTGAACGCCCTGCTGGCCGATGTGCGCAAGCGTGGCGCGGCCCGTGTGGTCGACACCCTGCTGCCGGGCATCGTGGCGTTCTGCGCGCCCGTGTTCGATGCGGACGGCCACCTGGTGCTGGGCATCACCACGCTGGGCTCGATCGCCACGTTCGACCCCGAGTGGAACGGCGCCATCGACGCCCCGTTGCGCGCTGCCGCCGCCCAGCTGTCGAGCGACCTGGGCGCGGGCAGCCCATGA
- a CDS encoding AbrB family transcriptional regulator, with amino-acid sequence MRLTFALRTVATLALAWAAAATCVALKTPLPWMIGPLLATSLVSIAGGPTENWGPLRNAGQLTIGAALGLYFTPQVVGLIGGLWWAIVLGIVWALLLGWLFGAWLYRVHAPRMHGVPAPMMRATSYFAGAIGAASEMTLLSERENARTDLVAASHSLRLLIVTVTIPFALQWSGLHGLDILPPTLRVVNWPGLALMVLLAGAGALLMDRLGRANPWFMGAMLVSMGITMAGYSLSAVPQALVNAAQLVIGVSLGVRFRKEFLHTAPRWLASVAVGTLGLMAICALFAALLAWATGLPWVTLLLGTSPGGITEMAITAKVLQLGVPVVTAFQVCRLIAVLMLVGPLYRKIYPPPA; translated from the coding sequence ATGCGCCTGACCTTCGCCCTTCGCACCGTCGCCACACTGGCCCTGGCCTGGGCGGCTGCCGCCACCTGTGTGGCATTGAAAACCCCCTTGCCCTGGATGATCGGCCCGCTGCTGGCCACGTCGCTGGTGTCGATAGCGGGCGGCCCCACCGAGAACTGGGGCCCGCTGCGCAACGCAGGGCAGTTGACCATTGGAGCCGCGCTGGGCCTGTACTTCACGCCCCAGGTGGTCGGGCTGATTGGCGGCCTGTGGTGGGCCATCGTGCTGGGCATTGTGTGGGCGCTGCTGCTGGGCTGGCTGTTTGGCGCCTGGCTGTACCGGGTGCATGCCCCGCGCATGCATGGTGTGCCTGCGCCCATGATGCGTGCGACCAGCTACTTTGCGGGGGCCATCGGTGCCGCGTCCGAGATGACCTTGTTGTCAGAGCGCGAGAACGCCCGCACCGACCTGGTGGCTGCCAGCCACAGCCTGCGCTTGCTCATCGTCACAGTGACCATCCCGTTTGCGCTGCAGTGGAGCGGCCTGCATGGGCTGGACATTTTGCCGCCCACGCTGCGGGTGGTGAACTGGCCTGGGCTGGCGCTGATGGTGCTGCTCGCCGGTGCCGGCGCGTTGCTGATGGACCGGCTGGGCCGCGCCAATCCCTGGTTCATGGGCGCCATGCTGGTGTCCATGGGCATCACCATGGCGGGCTACAGCCTGTCCGCCGTGCCCCAGGCCCTGGTCAATGCCGCGCAGCTGGTGATCGGCGTGAGCCTGGGCGTGCGCTTTCGCAAGGAGTTCTTGCACACCGCGCCGCGCTGGCTGGCGTCGGTGGCCGTGGGCACGTTGGGCCTGATGGCCATCTGCGCGCTGTTCGCCGCGTTGCTGGCCTGGGCCACGGGCCTGCCCTGGGTCACGCTGCTGCTGGGCACATCACCTGGCGGCATTACCGAGATGGCCATCACGGCCAAGGTGCTGCAGCTGGGGGTGCCGGTCGTCACGGCGTTTCAGGTGTGCCGGTTGATTGCCGTGCTGATGCTGGTGGGCCCGCTGTACCGCAAAATCTACCCGCCGCCAGCGTAA
- a CDS encoding nitroreductase: MTVIPWPLRPVVKPEVAPAQPCARAASQSADDVAHMAAALIQSRQTILPKRLGEPGPTAAQLAQILGAAAHAPDHGQLLPWRFVLVTEAARKPLADVFAQALQERDAAATPEQMEQAREKAYRSPVLMLAVVDALRGDAEIDLAERTVSAGCAVQNMLLMATALGYGSSLTSGKALKASGLRALFALAASEQALCFISIGTVKSRKSVRARPAAQAYVSTLDAGQGVVPGF; this comes from the coding sequence ATGACCGTCATCCCCTGGCCGTTGCGTCCCGTCGTCAAGCCCGAGGTGGCCCCGGCGCAGCCTTGTGCCCGCGCGGCGTCGCAGTCGGCCGACGATGTGGCCCACATGGCTGCGGCGCTGATCCAGTCGCGCCAGACCATCTTGCCCAAGCGCCTGGGCGAGCCGGGCCCCACGGCCGCCCAATTGGCCCAGATCCTGGGTGCGGCGGCCCACGCGCCCGACCATGGCCAGCTGTTGCCCTGGCGTTTTGTGCTGGTGACAGAGGCGGCACGCAAGCCGCTCGCCGATGTCTTTGCGCAGGCGCTGCAGGAGCGCGACGCCGCAGCCACGCCCGAGCAAATGGAGCAAGCGCGTGAAAAAGCCTACCGCTCGCCCGTGCTGATGCTTGCTGTGGTGGACGCGTTGCGCGGAGATGCCGAGATCGATCTGGCCGAGCGCACTGTTTCTGCCGGTTGTGCCGTGCAAAACATGCTGCTCATGGCCACGGCGCTGGGGTATGGTTCGTCGCTGACCAGCGGCAAGGCCCTCAAGGCGAGCGGCCTGCGTGCGCTGTTTGCGTTGGCGGCATCCGAGCAGGCGCTGTGTTTTATCAGTATCGGCACCGTAAAGTCCCGCAAATCGGTGCGCGCGCGGCCCGCTGCCCAAGCGTATGTCAGCACGCTGGATGCGGGGCAGGGCGTGGTCCCTGGTTTTTGA
- a CDS encoding fumarylacetoacetate hydrolase family protein: MKLATYKDGSRDGQLVVVSRDLGTAHYATGIASKLQQVLDDWGFLSPQLQDLYDQLNSGRARHAFPFDPAQCMAPLPRAYQWADGSAYINHVELVRKARNSEVPESFYTDPLMYQGGSDDFIGPCDDVVVPSESMGIDFEAEIAVITGDVKMGTNADQALDGIRLVMIANDVSLRNLIPAELAKGFGFFQAKPATAFGPVAVTLDELGDAWDHGRVNLTVQSTWNGRKVGMCDAGPEMTFHFGQLIAHVAKTRNLRAGSIIGSGTVSNKGITDANGRTEWPKGYSCIAEKRCIETIQDGKPSTDFMKFGDTIRIEVKGKDGASIFGAIDQAIAAPEA, encoded by the coding sequence ATGAAACTCGCTACCTACAAAGACGGCTCGCGCGACGGCCAACTCGTTGTTGTTTCTCGCGACTTGGGCACGGCCCATTATGCGACCGGCATTGCCAGCAAGCTGCAGCAGGTGCTGGACGACTGGGGCTTCCTCTCGCCCCAGCTGCAGGACCTGTACGACCAGCTCAACAGCGGCCGCGCGCGCCATGCTTTCCCGTTTGACCCTGCCCAGTGCATGGCCCCGCTGCCGCGCGCCTACCAGTGGGCTGATGGCTCCGCCTACATCAACCACGTCGAACTGGTGCGAAAAGCGCGCAACTCCGAGGTGCCCGAGAGCTTTTACACCGACCCGCTGATGTACCAGGGTGGCAGCGATGACTTCATTGGCCCCTGCGACGACGTGGTGGTGCCTAGCGAATCCATGGGCATCGACTTCGAGGCCGAAATCGCCGTCATCACCGGCGACGTGAAGATGGGCACCAACGCCGACCAGGCGCTGGACGGCATTCGCCTGGTGATGATTGCCAACGACGTGAGTCTGCGCAACCTGATCCCCGCCGAGCTGGCCAAGGGCTTTGGTTTCTTCCAAGCTAAGCCCGCCACAGCCTTCGGCCCCGTGGCTGTGACGCTGGACGAGCTGGGCGACGCCTGGGACCATGGCCGCGTCAACCTCACCGTGCAGTCCACCTGGAACGGCCGCAAGGTCGGCATGTGCGACGCGGGCCCCGAGATGACCTTTCACTTTGGCCAGCTCATCGCCCACGTGGCCAAGACGCGCAACCTGCGCGCCGGTTCCATCATCGGCAGCGGCACGGTCAGCAACAAGGGCATCACCGATGCCAACGGCCGCACCGAATGGCCCAAGGGCTATAGCTGCATTGCCGAAAAGCGCTGCATCGAAACCATCCAGGACGGCAAACCCAGCACGGACTTCATGAAGTTTGGCGACACCATCCGCATCGAGGTCAAGGGCAAGGACGGCGCGAGCATCTTTGGCGCCATCGATCAAGCGATTGCAGCACCCGAAGCCTGA
- a CDS encoding NnrS family protein produces MSDPGRTIPLRVASGKPSAEALAKMDKSWRWRYVMLAPHRVGFLLAMMVLVCSGAWWALVQFDRATAWLGLSPVMPPSVVHSTVMAFGFIPLFFSGFLFTAGPKWLGVDPLPVPVLRPPLFAQAAGWLLWLAGAYIHAGVALAGLALVCVGMVWMTAQFWGRVRLSQAEDQLHARTIGCACLVGCISLAGLWISLLAGAHALARVWVFTGLWGFVVVVYVSVAHRMIPFFTSSAMPMVHSWRPFWVLWLMWGAALMQVLAAWLDWAGVPASAAGPAWTLVHGTLQLVVGGVLIWLACVWGLVQSLKNKLLAMLHIGFLWLGLAFVIGGVSQWLVWGLGVGALGLGALHALTMGCLASLMLAMVTRVSCGHSGRALVADRIAWSLFWVLQAATVLRIAAAVPGVPGAVLPWLLLAAAALWAGTVGVWGARLGRWYGCLRADGRPG; encoded by the coding sequence ATGAGTGACCCCGGCCGCACCATTCCCCTGCGTGTGGCATCTGGCAAGCCGTCGGCTGAAGCGTTGGCGAAGATGGACAAAAGCTGGCGCTGGCGGTACGTGATGCTGGCGCCCCATCGGGTGGGGTTCTTGCTCGCCATGATGGTCCTGGTGTGCTCGGGCGCCTGGTGGGCGCTGGTGCAGTTCGATCGGGCCACCGCCTGGCTGGGCCTGTCGCCAGTGATGCCGCCCAGCGTGGTGCATTCGACAGTGATGGCGTTTGGTTTTATTCCGCTGTTTTTTTCGGGTTTTCTGTTTACCGCAGGCCCCAAGTGGCTGGGGGTGGACCCGTTGCCCGTGCCGGTGTTGCGCCCCCCACTGTTCGCTCAGGCAGCAGGCTGGCTGCTGTGGCTTGCTGGCGCGTATATCCATGCGGGCGTGGCGCTGGCGGGGTTGGCACTGGTGTGTGTCGGGATGGTGTGGATGACGGCGCAGTTCTGGGGGCGTGTGCGCCTTAGCCAGGCCGAAGACCAGTTGCACGCCCGTACCATCGGCTGTGCCTGTCTGGTGGGTTGCATCAGCCTTGCGGGGCTCTGGATCAGTCTGTTGGCGGGGGCCCATGCGCTGGCGCGGGTCTGGGTGTTCACCGGGCTATGGGGCTTTGTGGTCGTGGTGTATGTCTCGGTGGCTCACCGCATGATTCCGTTTTTTACCTCCAGCGCCATGCCCATGGTGCATTCCTGGAGGCCCTTCTGGGTGTTGTGGCTGATGTGGGGGGCCGCGTTGATGCAGGTGCTGGCCGCATGGCTGGACTGGGCCGGGGTGCCGGCCAGTGCGGCAGGCCCCGCGTGGACGCTCGTGCATGGCACGCTGCAACTGGTGGTGGGTGGCGTGCTGATATGGCTTGCCTGCGTGTGGGGGCTGGTGCAAAGCCTCAAGAACAAGTTGCTCGCCATGCTGCACATCGGGTTTTTGTGGCTGGGGCTTGCCTTTGTCATCGGTGGCGTATCGCAGTGGCTGGTGTGGGGGCTGGGTGTTGGCGCGCTGGGGCTCGGTGCGTTGCATGCGCTCACCATGGGGTGCCTGGCCTCGTTGATGCTGGCCATGGTCACCCGCGTGTCTTGTGGGCACAGCGGCCGTGCGCTGGTGGCCGACCGCATTGCGTGGTCGCTTTTCTGGGTGCTGCAGGCGGCCACCGTGCTGCGCATTGCCGCTGCGGTGCCCGGTGTTCCGGGTGCTGTGCTGCCATGGCTGTTGCTGGCGGCGGCAGCGCTGTGGGCGGGCACCGTGGGTGTGTGGGGTGCGCGACTGGGCCGGTGGTATGGTTGCCTGCGGGCCGATGGTCGGCCGGGCTGA
- a CDS encoding ribonucleotide reductase subunit alpha encodes MEITSFDDLLQAARSQPEPQRLLFVFAAVELPDDATAEQRARFAAGQGGALVPLMCVDKTPQELQSFDALVKEALQFTAPGHDWAMVFAAAMSGTLNKAPTSTDAEGPLQRMVDSIKGGAHGAYIPFDRQGQPVRFG; translated from the coding sequence ATGGAAATCACCAGTTTTGACGACCTGCTGCAGGCCGCGCGTTCGCAGCCTGAACCCCAGCGCCTGTTGTTTGTATTTGCGGCCGTGGAGTTGCCCGACGACGCCACCGCCGAGCAGCGCGCGCGTTTTGCCGCCGGGCAGGGCGGGGCGCTGGTGCCGCTGATGTGTGTGGACAAAACCCCGCAAGAGCTGCAGTCGTTTGACGCGCTGGTCAAAGAGGCCCTCCAGTTCACCGCGCCCGGCCACGACTGGGCCATGGTGTTTGCTGCCGCGATGTCAGGCACGCTGAACAAGGCCCCCACCAGCACCGACGCTGAAGGCCCCCTGCAGCGCATGGTCGATTCCATCAAGGGCGGGGCGCATGGTGCCTACATCCCGTTCGACCGCCAGGGCCAGCCCGTGCGGTTTGGGTGA
- a CDS encoding hemerythrin domain-containing protein: protein MATTGSARHIPGFNAPSVGFEDPFAMLQACHERVLRTLALLARLRAHVLQHGADDDARQAARDVLRYFDIAAPLHHQDEELHVFPLLQADASADVRALVLRLQQDHVCMTADWAAARAPLQALVEHGQDADGATPLFRFGPQDDAALDRFVSRYGDHIAAEEGMAYPAAMRLLPPATLAAMGREMAARRVVG from the coding sequence GTGGCAACCACCGGCTCCGCCCGCCATATCCCTGGTTTCAACGCGCCCAGCGTGGGTTTTGAAGACCCGTTCGCCATGTTGCAGGCCTGTCACGAGCGGGTGCTGCGCACCCTGGCCTTGCTGGCCCGGTTGCGCGCGCATGTGCTGCAGCACGGGGCCGACGACGATGCCCGCCAGGCCGCGCGCGACGTGCTGCGCTATTTCGACATCGCAGCGCCGCTGCACCACCAGGACGAAGAACTGCATGTGTTTCCGTTGCTGCAGGCCGATGCGTCTGCCGATGTGCGGGCGCTGGTGTTGCGGCTGCAGCAAGACCATGTCTGCATGACCGCCGACTGGGCCGCAGCACGCGCACCGCTGCAGGCGCTGGTGGAGCATGGACAGGATGCGGATGGCGCCACGCCGCTGTTTCGCTTTGGCCCGCAGGACGACGCAGCGCTGGACCGCTTTGTCTCCCGCTACGGCGACCACATCGCTGCAGAGGAGGGTATGGCCTACCCGGCAGCAATGCGGTTGCTGCCACCCGCCACCCTGGCGGCGATGGGGCGCGAGATGGCTGCGCGGCGGGTGGTGGGTTAG
- a CDS encoding adenosylcobalamin-dependent ribonucleoside-diphosphate reductase: MKREPQPTHPVSLSLQPISLDVLREKYLKPGETSVEALYQRVARALASVEAPALRDKYEALFLANLKAGAIGAGRIMSAAGTDIQATLINCFVQPVGDCIQGMDDEGFPGIYEALREAAETMRRGGGVGYDFSRIRPKGAYVKGTASMASGPCSYMNVFDQSCSTVESAGARRGAQMGVLRIDHPDVHEFITAKRTPGRWNNFNVSVGVSDAFIEAVQNDQPWDLVHKAAPGAAVMEQGARQRADGLWIYTTVQARALWDTIMKSAYDFAEPGILFLGRINEDNNLHYCEDIAATNPCGEQPLPSYGCCDLGPIILTRFVRHPFGFGGVAAFDFDAFTKAVALQVRALDNVLDVTFWPLPQQREEAMAKRRIGVGFTGMGNTLAMLCVRYDLPEGRATAARIAECMRDAAYAASVDLAREKGVFPKFLAEPYLAEGTFASRLPDSLKAAIRQHGIRNSHLLSIAPTGTVSLAFADNASNGIEPPFSWMYKRKKREADGSTTEYAVEDHAWRLYRELGGDVNALPDYFVSALAMPAGGHIAMMEAVQPFVDTAISKTVNIPADYPYEGFKDLYLQAWRARLKGLATYRPNAILGSVLETHAEPASTTASAPVTAAAAPTAPPVDPMRTVIESRPQGGLSAVAEKLEYWTQEGHKTLYLIVSFLPVPTGVGHGTVDRAIEFFMPVGQSGESQQWITSSMRMLSLAARGGFLERALSDMRKVAWDRGPVRLGTHRKDDGTLVPMWHDSEVAAMAFAIQNILARRVADPVQQQLPLDEPAPPPVAVPQAMAGKKCSECGAHAVIRKDGCDYCTQCGHMGSCG; this comes from the coding sequence ATGAAACGCGAACCCCAGCCCACTCATCCTGTCTCTCTGTCTTTGCAACCCATCAGCCTGGATGTGTTGCGCGAGAAATACCTCAAACCTGGCGAAACCTCGGTCGAAGCGCTTTACCAGCGCGTGGCGCGGGCCCTCGCGTCGGTGGAGGCGCCCGCGCTGCGTGACAAATACGAAGCACTTTTCCTGGCGAACCTGAAGGCCGGGGCGATTGGCGCGGGCCGCATCATGAGCGCTGCGGGCACCGACATCCAGGCCACGCTCATCAACTGTTTTGTGCAGCCCGTGGGTGATTGCATCCAGGGCATGGACGACGAGGGGTTCCCGGGCATCTACGAAGCCCTGCGCGAAGCCGCCGAAACCATGCGGCGCGGCGGGGGGGTGGGCTATGACTTCTCACGCATCCGGCCCAAGGGCGCGTATGTCAAGGGCACGGCCTCCATGGCGTCGGGGCCCTGCAGCTACATGAACGTGTTTGACCAGTCTTGCTCGACCGTGGAGAGCGCGGGGGCACGCCGTGGCGCACAGATGGGTGTGCTGCGCATCGACCACCCCGATGTCCATGAGTTCATCACGGCCAAGCGCACGCCGGGCCGGTGGAACAATTTCAACGTGTCGGTGGGGGTGTCGGACGCGTTCATCGAGGCCGTGCAGAACGACCAACCCTGGGATCTGGTGCACAAGGCCGCCCCGGGCGCGGCCGTGATGGAGCAGGGGGCGCGCCAGCGCGCTGACGGCCTTTGGATTTACACCACGGTGCAGGCGCGTGCACTGTGGGACACGATCATGAAGTCGGCCTACGATTTTGCGGAGCCGGGCATTCTTTTTCTGGGCCGCATCAACGAAGACAACAACCTGCATTACTGCGAAGACATCGCAGCGACCAACCCGTGCGGTGAGCAACCCCTCCCGTCCTATGGCTGTTGCGACCTCGGTCCCATCATCCTCACGCGGTTTGTGCGCCATCCGTTTGGGTTTGGGGGCGTGGCGGCCTTTGACTTTGATGCGTTCACCAAAGCGGTGGCGCTGCAGGTGCGCGCGCTCGACAACGTGCTGGATGTCACTTTCTGGCCTTTGCCCCAGCAGCGCGAAGAGGCCATGGCCAAGCGCCGCATTGGCGTGGGTTTTACCGGCATGGGCAACACGCTGGCCATGCTGTGTGTGCGGTATGACTTGCCGGAGGGCCGGGCCACGGCCGCCCGCATTGCCGAGTGCATGCGCGATGCCGCCTACGCCGCTTCGGTCGATCTGGCGCGCGAGAAAGGCGTGTTCCCCAAATTCTTGGCCGAACCCTATCTGGCTGAGGGCACGTTCGCCAGCCGGCTTCCGGACTCGCTCAAGGCGGCCATTCGCCAGCATGGCATCCGCAACAGCCACCTGTTGTCCATCGCCCCCACGGGCACCGTGAGCCTGGCTTTTGCCGACAACGCATCCAACGGCATCGAGCCTCCGTTTTCGTGGATGTACAAGCGCAAGAAGCGCGAGGCCGACGGCAGCACGACCGAATACGCTGTTGAAGACCATGCCTGGCGCCTTTACCGCGAGCTTGGCGGCGATGTGAACGCCTTGCCTGATTATTTCGTCTCGGCCCTGGCCATGCCCGCCGGGGGCCACATCGCCATGATGGAAGCCGTGCAGCCGTTTGTGGACACGGCCATTTCCAAGACGGTGAACATCCCGGCTGACTACCCGTACGAAGGCTTCAAGGACTTGTACCTGCAGGCCTGGCGCGCCAGGCTCAAGGGCTTGGCCACCTACCGGCCCAACGCCATTTTGGGCTCGGTGCTGGAAACGCATGCCGAACCGGCCAGCACGACGGCCTCTGCCCCTGTAACCGCCGCCGCAGCGCCGACAGCGCCGCCGGTGGACCCCATGCGCACAGTGATTGAAAGCCGTCCCCAGGGCGGTCTTTCTGCCGTGGCTGAAAAGCTCGAATATTGGACCCAAGAGGGGCACAAGACGCTGTATCTCATCGTCTCGTTCTTGCCCGTTCCTACCGGCGTGGGCCATGGCACCGTTGACCGTGCCATCGAGTTTTTCATGCCCGTGGGGCAAAGTGGCGAGTCGCAGCAGTGGATCACGTCCAGCATGCGCATGTTGTCGCTTGCAGCGCGGGGGGGCTTTCTGGAGCGCGCCTTGTCCGACATGCGCAAGGTGGCCTGGGACCGTGGCCCGGTGCGTCTGGGCACCCACCGCAAGGACGACGGCACCCTCGTGCCCATGTGGCATGACTCGGAGGTGGCGGCGATGGCCTTTGCCATCCAGAACATTCTGGCCCGCCGCGTGGCCGACCCCGTGCAGCAGCAACTGCCGCTGGACGAGCCTGCCCCGCCGCCTGTCGCCGTGCCACAGGCCATGGCCGGCAAAAAGTGCAGCGAGTGTGGCGCCCATGCCGTGATTCGCAAGGACGGCTGCGACTATTGCACGCAGTGTGGGCACATGGGAAGCTGCGGATGA